In Paractinoplanes brasiliensis, the following proteins share a genomic window:
- the dnaE gene encoding DNA polymerase III subunit alpha, with protein sequence MSDSFVHLHVHTEYSMLDGAARVKELLGEAKRLGMPAAAITDHGNMHGAYDFYTQATAAGVVPVIGVEAYVAPDSRDNKSRVKWGRPEQKSDDVSGNGAYTHMTMWARNAVGLKNLFRLNSRASIEGQLGKYPRMDFDIIAEHAEGIMGTTGCPSGAVQTRLRLGQFDEALKSAAMYQEALGKDNYFLEIMDHGLSIEKRVRDGLLEIGRKLGIPPLVTNDSHYTYEAQATAHDVLLCVQTGSNVADPNRFRFDGAGYFVKSAEQMRAVDPSEAWQEGCRNTLLVAEKVDTEGMFTFKNLMPRFPIPEGYTEEEYFRHVAFEGLRNRFPDGIPETHIKQAEYELGVIIQMGFPAYFLVVADFIQWSKRNGIAVGPGRGSAAGSLVAYAMGITDLDPLPHGLIFERFLNPERISMPDVDIDFDERRRGEVIKYVTDRWGDDKVAQIATFGTIKAKAAIKDSARVLGYPFAVGDRITKALPPDVMGKGIPLSGIFDSEHKRYSEAGEVRTLYETDPDVKKVIDTARGIEGLIRQTGVHAAGVIMSAEPIIDHIPLMRRASDGVIITQFDYPTCETLGLLKMDFLGLRNLTILDDAVKNIKLNHDLDLDLLALPLDDKAAYELLARGDTLGVFQLDGGPMRSLLRLMKPDNFEDISAVLALYRPGPMGVESHTNYALRKNGLQEITPIHPELEEPLREILEPTYGLIVYQEQVQRAAQILAGYSLGQADLLRRAMGKKKKEILDKEFGPFQQGCLDHGYSKEAIQAVWDVLVPFAGYAFNKAHSAAYGLVSYWTAYLKAHYPAEYMGGLLTSVGDDKDKMAMYLAECRRMGIQVLPPDVNQSAGPFTPVGKDIRFGLAAVRNVGNNVVDAIVRCRTEKGEYQDFYDFLSKVDAVACNKKTIESLIKAGAFDSMGHSRKGLLAVHAEAIDAYADVKRNEAAGQFDLFGAFGDADGGSAATVAMPAIGDSEWDKRDKLAFEREMLGLYVSDHPLAGLEQLLQNAADTTIAALNEEGSVPDGQVVTLAGILTGVQRRITKQGRAWASATLEDLAGGVEALFFPNTYEVIGQFIAEDAIVVVKGRVDRRDDTPRIMAMDMSLPDVSHNPDSKPVTLTMPITRCTPPLVSELKEILTSHPGDSEVHVHLQNGSRTTVLRLGAVRVAPTPALRADLKMILGPSAVG encoded by the coding sequence GTGTCTGACTCGTTCGTGCATCTCCACGTGCACACCGAGTATTCGATGCTCGACGGGGCCGCCCGTGTCAAAGAGCTGCTGGGCGAGGCCAAACGCCTGGGCATGCCGGCCGCGGCGATCACCGACCACGGCAACATGCACGGCGCCTACGACTTCTACACCCAGGCCACTGCGGCCGGGGTCGTCCCGGTCATCGGCGTCGAGGCCTACGTCGCGCCCGACTCGCGTGACAACAAGAGCCGCGTCAAGTGGGGCCGTCCCGAGCAGAAGAGCGACGACGTCTCGGGTAACGGCGCCTACACCCACATGACCATGTGGGCCCGCAACGCGGTCGGCCTGAAAAACCTGTTCCGCCTCAACTCGCGCGCCTCGATCGAGGGCCAGCTCGGCAAGTACCCGCGGATGGACTTCGACATCATCGCCGAGCACGCCGAGGGCATCATGGGCACCACCGGCTGCCCGTCCGGCGCCGTGCAGACCCGGCTGCGGCTCGGCCAGTTCGACGAGGCGCTCAAGTCGGCCGCGATGTATCAGGAAGCCCTCGGCAAGGACAACTACTTCCTCGAGATCATGGACCACGGCCTGTCGATCGAGAAAAGGGTCCGTGACGGCCTGCTCGAGATCGGCCGGAAACTGGGCATCCCGCCGCTGGTCACCAACGACTCCCACTACACGTACGAGGCTCAGGCGACCGCCCACGACGTGCTGCTGTGCGTGCAGACCGGCAGCAACGTCGCCGACCCCAACCGGTTCCGGTTCGACGGCGCGGGTTACTTCGTCAAGTCGGCCGAGCAGATGCGGGCGGTCGACCCGTCCGAGGCGTGGCAGGAGGGCTGCCGCAACACGCTGCTGGTGGCGGAAAAGGTGGACACCGAGGGGATGTTCACCTTCAAGAACCTCATGCCCCGGTTCCCGATCCCCGAGGGATACACCGAGGAGGAGTACTTCCGCCACGTCGCCTTCGAGGGCCTGCGCAACCGGTTCCCCGACGGCATCCCCGAGACGCACATCAAGCAGGCGGAGTACGAGCTGGGCGTCATCATCCAGATGGGCTTCCCGGCGTACTTCCTCGTGGTGGCCGACTTCATCCAGTGGTCCAAGCGCAACGGCATCGCGGTCGGCCCCGGCCGTGGCTCGGCGGCGGGTTCCCTGGTGGCGTACGCGATGGGCATCACCGACCTCGACCCCCTGCCGCACGGCCTGATCTTCGAGCGGTTCCTCAATCCCGAGCGCATCTCGATGCCCGACGTCGACATCGACTTCGACGAGCGCCGGCGCGGCGAGGTCATCAAGTACGTCACCGACCGCTGGGGCGACGACAAGGTCGCCCAGATCGCCACCTTCGGCACGATCAAGGCCAAGGCCGCCATCAAGGACTCGGCCCGCGTGCTGGGTTACCCGTTCGCGGTCGGCGACCGGATCACCAAGGCGCTGCCGCCCGACGTCATGGGCAAGGGCATCCCGCTCTCCGGCATCTTCGACTCCGAGCACAAGCGCTACAGCGAGGCAGGCGAGGTCCGCACGCTGTACGAGACCGATCCCGACGTCAAAAAGGTGATCGACACCGCGCGGGGCATCGAGGGCCTGATCCGGCAGACCGGTGTGCACGCCGCCGGCGTCATCATGTCGGCCGAGCCGATCATCGACCACATCCCGCTGATGCGCCGTGCCTCCGACGGCGTCATCATCACCCAGTTCGACTACCCGACGTGCGAGACGCTCGGCCTGCTCAAGATGGACTTCCTGGGCCTGCGCAACCTGACGATCCTCGACGACGCGGTCAAGAACATCAAGCTCAACCACGACCTCGACCTCGACCTGCTGGCGTTGCCGCTCGACGACAAGGCGGCCTACGAGCTGCTGGCCCGCGGTGACACGCTCGGCGTCTTCCAGCTCGACGGCGGGCCGATGCGGTCGCTGCTGCGGCTGATGAAGCCCGACAACTTCGAGGACATCTCGGCCGTCCTGGCGCTCTACCGCCCCGGCCCGATGGGCGTCGAGTCGCACACCAACTACGCGCTGCGCAAGAACGGCCTGCAGGAGATCACGCCGATCCACCCGGAGCTCGAGGAGCCGCTGCGCGAGATCCTCGAACCCACGTACGGGCTGATCGTCTATCAGGAGCAGGTGCAGCGCGCCGCGCAGATCCTCGCCGGTTACAGCCTGGGCCAGGCCGACCTGCTGCGCCGGGCCATGGGCAAGAAGAAGAAGGAGATCCTGGACAAGGAGTTCGGCCCGTTCCAGCAGGGCTGCCTCGACCACGGTTACTCCAAGGAAGCCATCCAGGCGGTGTGGGACGTGCTGGTCCCGTTCGCCGGCTACGCGTTCAACAAGGCGCACTCCGCCGCGTACGGGCTGGTCTCCTACTGGACCGCCTATCTGAAGGCGCACTATCCCGCCGAGTACATGGGTGGTCTGCTGACCAGCGTCGGCGACGACAAGGACAAGATGGCGATGTACCTGGCGGAGTGCCGGCGCATGGGCATCCAGGTCCTGCCGCCCGACGTCAACCAGTCGGCCGGTCCGTTCACCCCGGTCGGCAAGGACATCCGGTTCGGCCTGGCCGCGGTGCGCAACGTCGGCAACAACGTCGTCGACGCGATCGTCCGCTGCCGCACCGAGAAGGGCGAGTATCAGGACTTCTACGACTTCCTGTCCAAGGTCGACGCGGTCGCCTGCAACAAGAAGACGATTGAATCCCTGATCAAGGCGGGCGCGTTCGACTCGATGGGGCACAGCCGCAAGGGCTTGCTCGCGGTGCACGCCGAGGCCATCGACGCGTACGCGGACGTCAAGCGCAACGAGGCGGCCGGCCAGTTCGACCTGTTCGGGGCTTTCGGGGACGCCGACGGCGGCAGCGCGGCCACGGTTGCCATGCCCGCGATCGGCGACTCCGAGTGGGACAAGCGCGACAAGCTGGCGTTCGAGCGCGAGATGCTCGGCCTCTACGTCAGCGACCACCCCCTGGCCGGGCTCGAGCAGCTGCTGCAAAATGCCGCCGACACGACGATCGCGGCGCTGAACGAGGAGGGTTCGGTTCCCGACGGCCAGGTCGTCACGCTGGCGGGCATCCTCACCGGCGTGCAGCGCCGCATCACCAAGCAGGGCCGCGCGTGGGCCTCGGCCACCCTGGAAGACCTGGCCGGCGGCGTCGAGGCGCTGTTCTTCCCCAACACCTACGAGGTGATCGGCCAGTTCATCGCCGAGGACGCGATCGTGGTGGTCAAGGGCCGGGTCGACCGGCGCGACGACACCCCGCGCATCATGGCGATGGACATGTCGCTGCCCGACGTCAGCCACAACCCCGACAGCAAGCCGGTCACGCTGACCATGCCGATCACCCGGTGCACGCCGCCGCTGGTCTCCGAGCTCAAGGAGATCCTGACCAGCCACCCGGGCGACTCCGAGGTCCACGTCCACCTGCAGAACGGCAGCCGTACGACGGTTCTGCGACTGGGCGCGGTGCGGGTCGCGCCGACCCCGGCGCTGCGGGCCGACCTCAAGATGATCCTCGGCCCGTCCGCGGTGGGCTGA
- a CDS encoding LON peptidase substrate-binding domain-containing protein: MSNRLPVFPLGTVLFPGLVLPLHIFEERYRTLVRELVAGPEDGPHEFGVVTLRRGAEAPAPDGADGPAQESVPLVVDDLYPTGCTAELRQVTELPDGRYDIMTVGRRRFTLKDVRQGDEPYLTAEVDWLPDESPDEMAELLAPRALAAFRGYLELLRPDSEVLDAVPGDATVLSHLIAATAQLTTDERQLLLSAPDTTTRLRTELKLLNRESGLLARVRAVPVPLSDLARPASPN, from the coding sequence GTGAGCAATCGGCTGCCGGTGTTCCCACTGGGTACGGTGCTCTTCCCCGGCCTGGTGCTGCCTCTGCACATCTTCGAGGAGCGCTACCGCACGCTCGTTCGCGAGCTCGTGGCCGGCCCCGAGGACGGGCCGCACGAGTTCGGCGTCGTGACCCTGCGGCGCGGGGCCGAGGCGCCCGCGCCCGACGGTGCCGACGGCCCGGCTCAGGAGTCCGTCCCGCTGGTGGTCGACGACCTCTACCCGACCGGCTGCACGGCCGAGTTGCGGCAGGTCACCGAGCTGCCAGACGGCCGCTACGACATCATGACGGTCGGCCGGCGGCGGTTCACGCTCAAGGACGTGCGCCAGGGTGACGAGCCCTATCTGACCGCGGAGGTCGACTGGCTGCCCGACGAGTCGCCCGACGAGATGGCCGAACTGCTCGCGCCCCGGGCCCTGGCCGCCTTCCGGGGTTATCTCGAGCTGCTGCGCCCCGACTCCGAGGTGCTCGACGCCGTCCCGGGCGACGCGACCGTGCTGTCCCACCTGATCGCGGCCACGGCCCAGCTCACCACCGACGAGCGTCAGCTGCTGCTGTCCGCCCCCGACACCACAACCCGCCTGCGCACCGAGCTCAAGCTGCTCAACCGCGAGTCCGGCCTGCTGGCGCGGGTGCGGGCCGTGCCGGTGCCGCTGAGCGACCTGGCCCGGCCCGCCAGCCCCAACTGA
- the hisB gene encoding imidazoleglycerol-phosphate dehydratase HisB, with product MSRTARIERVTNETKVLVEIDLDGTGKGDLSTGVGFYDHMLNQLARHGGFDLTVRTEGDLEIDAHHTMEDTAITLGEAFARALGDKAGIRRYGSATIPMDEVLVRAAVDLSGRPYIVHDEPELAPYIGPVYPTSMTRHIFESFGHAAKLTLHVSVLRAARDGGKPDAHHVVETQFKAFSRALREAVEIDPRNAGQLPSTKGVL from the coding sequence GTGAGCCGCACCGCGCGTATCGAGCGCGTCACCAACGAGACCAAGGTGCTCGTCGAGATCGACCTCGACGGCACGGGCAAGGGCGACCTGAGCACCGGCGTCGGCTTCTACGACCACATGCTCAACCAGCTCGCCCGGCACGGCGGCTTCGACCTGACGGTGCGCACCGAGGGCGACCTCGAGATCGACGCGCACCACACGATGGAGGACACTGCCATCACGCTCGGCGAGGCCTTCGCCCGCGCGCTGGGTGACAAGGCAGGCATCCGGCGGTACGGCTCGGCCACCATCCCGATGGACGAGGTGCTCGTGCGGGCCGCGGTCGACCTGTCCGGCCGGCCCTACATCGTGCACGACGAGCCCGAGCTGGCGCCGTACATCGGCCCGGTCTACCCGACCAGCATGACCCGGCACATCTTCGAGTCGTTCGGCCACGCCGCCAAGCTCACGCTGCACGTCAGCGTGCTGCGGGCGGCCCGTGACGGCGGCAAGCCGGACGCCCACCACGTCGTCGAGACGCAGTTCAAGGCGTTCTCCCGGGCGCTGCGCGAGGCCGTCGAGATCGACCCGCGCAACGCCGGGCAGCTGCCGTCCACCAAGGGCGTGCTCTGA
- a CDS encoding MinD/ParA family ATP-binding protein: MDGTETGWGRPAEPAPRWRALLDRARHGSRSAEEQSEHERESQNGQTDPQQYGQPLPTRRPVNPLDARGQQYGSGRYEQPRPEQQPPPEQRAMPQRPVNPLDPRWQARQAELNGGGRRGAAPPPAPAPPVEEPHSFFSPSARPPAAPPPGRDYPQVRASAAPVMPVQPPPVQPPPVQPAPVQPPPVQQQPPMMPLAPQPTSPAAARIEWRQSRADEELERAVAVMRRKLGKPRVLAFANPKGGVHKTTATVLAAATIGSVRGRGVLAWDDNELRGTLGLRAGSARHARTIKHLLADLMQIENLHGDGLLQELDGYLRHASDGSYDVLAGEENPRFAQRLDQATVRRVMDLLRRTHDVICVDTGNNVESVNWQTVMRQADQLVITTVPREDAAFTADWMLDVLDDSGMGDLVSNAVTLISCPSPGPLPLLNDFAKHFATRTRAVAIVPYDQALEVGSSIEYADLQQETRTAWLKAASVMIEPFAE; the protein is encoded by the coding sequence GTGGACGGGACCGAGACCGGCTGGGGCCGGCCTGCGGAACCAGCCCCGCGATGGCGGGCGCTGCTCGACCGCGCCCGGCACGGTTCCCGGTCGGCCGAGGAACAGTCCGAGCACGAACGCGAGAGTCAGAACGGGCAAACCGACCCGCAGCAGTACGGGCAGCCTTTGCCGACTCGCCGCCCGGTCAACCCGCTGGACGCCCGCGGGCAGCAGTACGGCTCCGGGCGGTACGAGCAGCCCCGCCCCGAGCAGCAGCCGCCGCCCGAGCAGCGGGCGATGCCGCAGCGCCCGGTCAACCCGCTCGACCCGCGCTGGCAGGCTCGTCAGGCCGAGCTGAACGGCGGCGGTCGCCGGGGCGCCGCTCCGCCGCCTGCCCCGGCGCCGCCGGTCGAGGAACCGCACAGCTTCTTCAGCCCCTCGGCGCGGCCGCCCGCGGCGCCGCCGCCGGGCCGTGACTACCCGCAGGTGCGCGCCTCGGCCGCCCCGGTGATGCCGGTGCAGCCGCCCCCGGTCCAGCCGCCGCCGGTGCAGCCGGCCCCGGTGCAGCCGCCCCCGGTGCAGCAGCAGCCGCCGATGATGCCTTTGGCCCCGCAGCCGACCTCGCCCGCCGCCGCGCGCATCGAGTGGCGGCAGAGCCGCGCCGACGAGGAGCTCGAGCGCGCGGTGGCCGTGATGCGCCGCAAGCTCGGCAAGCCCCGGGTGCTCGCGTTCGCCAATCCCAAGGGCGGCGTGCACAAGACCACCGCCACCGTGCTGGCCGCCGCCACGATCGGGAGCGTCCGCGGCCGCGGCGTGCTCGCCTGGGACGACAACGAGCTGCGCGGCACACTCGGCCTGCGCGCCGGCAGCGCCCGCCATGCCCGCACGATCAAGCACCTGCTGGCCGACCTGATGCAGATCGAGAACCTGCACGGCGACGGGTTGCTGCAGGAACTCGACGGCTATCTGCGGCACGCTTCGGACGGCTCGTACGACGTGCTGGCCGGCGAGGAGAACCCGCGCTTCGCCCAGCGGCTCGACCAGGCCACCGTGCGGCGGGTGATGGATCTTCTCCGGCGCACCCACGACGTGATCTGTGTCGACACCGGCAACAACGTCGAGAGCGTGAACTGGCAGACCGTCATGCGCCAGGCCGACCAGCTCGTGATCACCACCGTGCCCCGCGAGGACGCCGCGTTCACCGCCGACTGGATGCTCGACGTGCTCGACGACAGCGGGATGGGTGACCTGGTCTCCAACGCGGTGACGCTGATCTCGTGCCCCTCGCCGGGTCCGCTGCCGTTGCTCAACGACTTCGCCAAGCACTTCGCCACCCGCACCCGCGCGGTCGCGATCGTGCCCTACGACCAGGCGCTCGAGGTGGGCTCGTCGATCGAGTACGCGGACCTCCAGCAGGAGACGCGTACGGCGTGGCTCAAGGCCGCCTCTGTGATGATCGAGCCATTCGCGGAGTAG
- the hisH gene encoding imidazole glycerol phosphate synthase subunit HisH codes for MTSVVVLDYGSGNLRSAERAVARTGVDVTVTSDLSAAAEADGLVVPGVGAYAACMAGIEEIEAGPMIAARVAAGRPVLGICVGMQILFEAGVEHGVETKGLGLLPGVVDKLSAERIPHMGWNTVDAPAGSALFRDMPEDARFYFVHSYAANDLDALGSAKVATASHDRPFAAAVELGPLSAAQFHPEKSGDSGYALLRNWVAGL; via the coding sequence ATGACGAGCGTGGTGGTGCTCGACTACGGGTCGGGCAATCTGCGGTCGGCCGAGCGGGCCGTCGCCCGTACGGGTGTGGACGTCACCGTGACCAGCGATCTGAGCGCCGCCGCCGAGGCGGACGGGCTGGTCGTGCCGGGCGTCGGCGCCTATGCCGCGTGCATGGCCGGCATCGAGGAGATCGAGGCCGGTCCGATGATCGCCGCGCGGGTCGCCGCGGGCCGCCCGGTGCTCGGCATCTGCGTGGGCATGCAGATCCTGTTCGAGGCGGGTGTCGAGCACGGGGTCGAGACCAAGGGGCTGGGCCTGCTGCCGGGCGTGGTCGACAAGCTGTCGGCCGAGCGCATCCCGCACATGGGCTGGAACACCGTCGACGCGCCGGCCGGCTCCGCGTTGTTCCGCGACATGCCGGAAGATGCGCGGTTCTACTTCGTGCACTCCTACGCGGCCAACGATCTTGACGCGTTGGGCAGTGCCAAGGTGGCCACGGCCAGCCACGACCGTCCGTTCGCGGCCGCCGTCGAGCTCGGCCCGCTCAGCGCTGCCCAGTTCCACCCCGAGAAGTCGGGCGATTCCGGCTATGCGCTGCTGCGCAACTGGGTTGCCGGACTGTAG
- a CDS encoding histidinol-phosphate transaminase, producing MTTIDDLPIRDELRGKTPYGAPQLDVAVRLNTNENSYPLPDAVVDAIAKAVQAELRDLNRYPDRDAVALRADLADYLGHGLTAANTWAANGSNEIQQQLLQAFAGPGRTALGFGPSYSMHPLLAQGTGSRWIGALRDPDFGLTPAAALAQIQEHDPDLIFLCSPNNPTGTALDPEVVTAVLDAARGMVIVDEAYAEFARPGTPSALTVLPGHPRLVVTRTMSKAFGFAGGRLGYLAADPAVVDAVQLVRLPYHLSALTQAAARAALSQRDALLATVEAIKEQRDRIVATLRDRGRAVADSDANFVLFEVGGDQKIVWQRLLDRGVLIRDVGLAGWLRVTAGTPAETDAFLEALK from the coding sequence GTGACCACGATCGACGACCTGCCGATCCGTGACGAGCTGCGGGGCAAGACGCCGTACGGGGCTCCGCAGCTCGACGTCGCGGTGCGGCTGAACACCAACGAGAACTCGTATCCGCTGCCCGACGCGGTGGTCGACGCGATCGCCAAGGCGGTGCAGGCCGAGCTGCGCGACCTCAACCGCTATCCCGACCGCGACGCCGTGGCCCTGCGCGCCGACCTGGCCGATTACCTGGGTCACGGGCTGACCGCGGCGAACACGTGGGCGGCCAACGGGTCCAACGAGATCCAGCAGCAGCTGCTGCAGGCGTTCGCGGGTCCCGGCCGTACGGCGCTGGGTTTCGGCCCGTCCTATTCGATGCACCCGCTGCTGGCCCAGGGCACGGGCAGCCGGTGGATCGGCGCGTTGCGGGATCCCGATTTCGGGCTCACCCCGGCAGCCGCGCTGGCGCAGATCCAGGAGCACGACCCCGACCTGATCTTCCTGTGCTCGCCGAACAACCCGACCGGGACGGCGCTCGACCCCGAGGTGGTCACGGCCGTACTCGACGCAGCCCGGGGCATGGTGATCGTGGACGAGGCGTACGCGGAATTCGCCCGTCCCGGCACGCCGAGCGCGCTGACCGTGCTGCCCGGCCACCCGCGCCTGGTCGTGACCCGCACGATGAGCAAGGCGTTCGGGTTCGCCGGGGGGCGGCTGGGTTACCTGGCTGCCGATCCCGCCGTGGTCGACGCCGTGCAGCTCGTGCGGCTGCCCTATCACCTGTCCGCGCTCACGCAGGCCGCGGCGCGTGCCGCCCTGTCGCAGCGCGACGCCCTGCTGGCCACGGTCGAGGCGATCAAGGAACAGCGTGACCGCATCGTCGCCACGCTCCGCGACCGCGGCCGCGCCGTCGCCGACAGCGACGCCAACTTCGTGCTGTTCGAGGTGGGTGGCGACCAGAAAATCGTCTGGCAGCGGCTGCTCGACCGGGGTGTGCTGATCCGCGACGTCGGCCTGGCCGGCTGGCTGCGGGTCACCGCCGGGACCCCGGCCGAGACCGACGCATTCTTGGAGGCCTTGAAGTGA
- the hisD gene encoding histidinol dehydrogenase: MLNRIDLRGSSRDPRGLLPRAQLDVSAAVEQIRPVVEAVHQHGFSAIREATQRFDGVELDRLRVPAAAITAAAETLEPDVRAALEVVIQRARKVHADQRRTDVTTQVVDGGTVTERWIPVRRVGLYVPGGLAVYPSTVVMNVVPAQEAGVESLVVASPPQKENGGLPDARVLAACALLGVTEVYAVGGAQAIAMLGYGSDGAGEGDRCEPVDVITGPGNIWVTAAKRMLRGAVGIDAEAGPTEIAILADDSADPRHLAADLISQAEHDPLAASVLVTDSEALAAAVDTELVRQVASTKHAARVQTALAGDQSGVVLVDDLEQGLRVVDAYAAEHLEIQTRDAREWALRVRNAGAIFVGAWSPVSLGDYAAGSNHVLPTGGCARHSSGLSVQSFLRGVHVVEYTEAALRDVAGHVVALANAEDLPAHGDAVRARFPGGER, encoded by the coding sequence GTGCTGAATCGGATCGACCTGCGCGGCTCCTCCCGGGACCCGCGAGGCCTGCTGCCCCGTGCCCAGCTCGACGTCTCCGCGGCCGTCGAGCAGATCCGCCCGGTCGTCGAGGCGGTCCATCAGCATGGCTTCTCCGCGATCCGCGAGGCCACTCAGCGGTTCGACGGCGTCGAGCTCGACCGCCTGAGGGTGCCCGCCGCCGCGATCACCGCCGCCGCCGAGACGCTCGAGCCCGACGTCCGCGCCGCCCTCGAGGTCGTCATCCAGCGCGCTCGCAAGGTGCACGCCGACCAGCGCCGCACCGATGTGACCACCCAGGTGGTCGACGGCGGCACGGTCACCGAGCGCTGGATCCCCGTACGCCGGGTCGGCCTCTATGTCCCCGGCGGGCTCGCGGTCTATCCGTCCACCGTGGTGATGAACGTGGTGCCCGCGCAGGAAGCGGGCGTCGAGTCGCTGGTGGTGGCCAGCCCGCCGCAGAAGGAGAACGGCGGCCTGCCCGACGCCCGGGTGCTGGCGGCGTGCGCGCTGCTCGGGGTGACCGAGGTCTACGCGGTCGGCGGCGCCCAGGCGATCGCCATGCTCGGCTACGGCTCCGACGGGGCCGGCGAGGGCGACCGCTGCGAGCCGGTCGACGTGATCACCGGCCCGGGCAACATCTGGGTCACCGCGGCCAAGCGCATGCTGCGCGGGGCCGTCGGCATCGACGCCGAGGCCGGCCCGACCGAGATCGCCATCCTGGCCGACGACTCGGCCGACCCGCGGCACCTCGCGGCCGACCTGATCAGCCAGGCCGAGCACGACCCCCTGGCGGCGAGTGTGCTGGTCACCGATTCTGAGGCGCTGGCCGCGGCGGTCGACACCGAGCTGGTGCGCCAGGTCGCGAGCACGAAACACGCCGCCCGGGTGCAGACCGCGCTGGCCGGCGACCAGTCCGGCGTCGTGCTGGTCGACGACCTCGAGCAGGGCCTGCGGGTGGTCGACGCCTACGCTGCGGAACACCTCGAGATCCAGACCCGAGACGCCCGCGAGTGGGCACTGCGGGTCCGCAACGCCGGGGCGATCTTCGTCGGGGCCTGGTCGCCGGTGTCGCTGGGCGACTACGCGGCCGGCTCCAACCACGTGCTGCCCACCGGCGGCTGCGCGCGGCACTCGTCCGGCCTGTCGGTGCAGTCGTTCCTGCGCGGCGTGCACGTCGTCGAGTACACCGAGGCGGCGCTGCGTGACGTCGCCGGGCACGTGGTCGCGCTGGCCAACGCCGAAGACCTGCCGGCCCACGGCGACGCGGTGCGGGCCCGTTTCCCCGGCGGTGAGCGGTGA
- a CDS encoding DUF2567 domain-containing protein encodes MNPSQEPASHQPGERSAPESRAVDYGYGAPGAGGYGSAPDGGGYGPTPDGGGYGLAHPSGPIEEPRNAFGRAWSMHLSSHRPWKRTLVVALGCFLVIVVLGGPLGLLWRALAPSVPVVDAGQAGIVVNDPSPEEYIAADGWFTLLGLGFGLLVAIVAWLVLRRDRGPFLLLSVVLGALGAGWLVAPRVGELIGRSDYQSWAETAQQGATYMAPPEVHALGPTLVPAFAAAIVLTLLAGWSNDPDLDQPGAKPGYGSNNPGPVGPQPGDGYEATDWQAEPRG; translated from the coding sequence GTGAACCCGAGTCAGGAACCGGCGTCGCACCAGCCCGGCGAGCGCTCGGCGCCCGAGTCCCGTGCCGTGGATTACGGCTACGGCGCGCCCGGCGCTGGGGGCTATGGGTCTGCGCCCGACGGCGGCGGTTATGGCCCGACGCCCGACGGCGGCGGTTATGGGCTGGCGCATCCGTCGGGGCCGATCGAGGAGCCGCGCAACGCCTTCGGCCGGGCCTGGAGCATGCACCTGTCGTCGCACCGGCCCTGGAAGCGCACCCTCGTCGTCGCCCTCGGGTGTTTCCTGGTGATCGTCGTGCTCGGCGGTCCGCTGGGCCTGCTCTGGCGCGCGCTGGCCCCCTCGGTGCCGGTGGTCGACGCCGGTCAGGCCGGGATCGTGGTCAACGACCCCTCGCCCGAGGAGTACATCGCCGCCGACGGCTGGTTCACGCTGCTGGGCCTCGGGTTCGGCCTGCTCGTGGCGATCGTCGCGTGGCTCGTGCTGCGCCGCGACCGGGGGCCGTTCCTGCTGCTCAGCGTCGTGCTGGGCGCGCTCGGGGCGGGCTGGCTGGTGGCGCCCCGGGTGGGCGAGCTGATCGGGCGGTCCGACTATCAGAGCTGGGCCGAAACGGCGCAGCAGGGTGCCACCTACATGGCGCCGCCCGAGGTGCACGCGCTCGGCCCGACGCTGGTGCCGGCCTTCGCCGCGGCGATCGTGCTGACGTTGCTGGCCGGGTGGTCCAACGACCCCGACCTCGACCAGCCGGGCGCCAAACCGGGCTACGGCTCGAACAACCCCGGGCCTGTGGGGCCGCAGCCGGGCGACGGCTATGAAGCCACCGATTGGCAGGCCGAGCCGCGCGGGTAA